A DNA window from Vigna angularis cultivar LongXiaoDou No.4 chromosome 1, ASM1680809v1, whole genome shotgun sequence contains the following coding sequences:
- the LOC108333035 gene encoding 40S ribosomal protein S13, whose protein sequence is MGRMHSRGKGISSSALPYKRTPPSWLKISSQDVDENICKFAKKGLTPSQIGVILRDSHGIAQVKSVTGSKILRILKAHGLAPEIPEDLYHLIKKAVSIRKHLERNRKDKDSKFRLILVESRIHRLARYYKKTKKLPPVWKYESTTASTLVA, encoded by the exons ATGGGTCGTATGCACAGCCGCGG TAAGGGTATATCCTCTTCTGCTTTGCCCTACAAAAGGACACCTCCCAGTTGGCTTAAGATCTCTTCGCAAGAT gTGGATGAAAACATCTGTAAGTTCGCGAAGAAGGGTTTAACCCCATCGCAGATAGGTGTCATTCTTCGAGATTCTCATGGTATTGCTCAGGTGAAGAGCGTCACTGGCAGCAAAATCCTTCGGATCCTCAAAGCTCATG GACTTGCGCCTGAAATTCCAGAGGATCTGTACCATTTGATTAAGAAGGCAGTTTCTATTAGGAAGCATCTGGAGAGAAACCGAAAGGACAAGGACTCGAAGTTTAGGTTGATTCTAGTGGAGAGCAGAATCCACCGTCTTGCTCGCTACTACAAGAAGACCAAGAAGCTCCCACCTGTCTGGAAGTA TGAATCAACAACTGCTAGCACTCTGGTTGCTTAG
- the LOC108323899 gene encoding uncharacterized protein LOC108323899 codes for MKSVFSAPGDYVHFKSQVPLHKIPIGTKQWRYYDFGPKAVPPLICLPGTAGTADVYYKQIMSLSMKGYRVISVDIPRVWNNTEWIQAFEKFLDAIDVHHIHLYGTSLGGFLAQLFAQHRPRRVRSLVLSNTFLETRSFSAAIPWAPIVSWTPSFLLKRYVLTGIRDGPHEPFIADSVDFVVSQVETLSREDLASRLSLTTDDASVGPLLLSDSFITIMDTNDYCAIPQQLKDQLGERYPEARRAYLKTGGDFPFLSRPDEVNLHLQLHLRRVGVEARPDLVHNIPKGDLGGSPSKESDEDDYDKSHEDDRGGSENSPADYDINPTPESSGSGNLDKQPLDNSEFCHLDHEHALYALPGGFKGRTNTPGTSVHFMCHIAIFHLLNYISSLYIIWNYSLEFSQVV; via the exons ATGAAAAGCGTCTTTTCGGCGCCCGGTGATTACGTCCACTTCAAGTCCCAAGTCCCTCTTCACAAAATCCCA ATTGGCACTAAACAGTGGCGATATTACGATTTCGGACCAAAAGCTGTGCCTCCGCTTATATGTCTTCCCGGAACGGCTGGAACCGCTGATGTATATTATAAACAGATCATGTCATTATCCATGAAG GGTTACCGGGTCATATCTGTTGACATACCTCGTGTATGGAATAATACTGAATGGATTCAAGCATTTGAAAAGTTCTTGGATGCTATTGATGTACACCAT ATACATCTTTATGGTACATCACTTGGAGGCTTCCTAGCCCAGCTCTTTGCACAGCATCGTCCTAGAAGAGTACGGTCTTTAGTTCTATCAAACACATTTTTGGAGACCCGGAGTTTCTCTGCTGCAATACCATGGGCACCAAT TGTTAGTTGGACTCCTTCCTTTTTGCTGAAGCGGTATGTGCTGACAGGAATTCGAGACGGTCCCCATGAACCATTTATTGCAGATTCAGTGGACTTTGTTGTTTCTCAG GTGGAAACCCTATCTAGAGAAGATTTGGCCTCCAGATTGTCGCTGACAACAGATGATGCTTCAGTGGGACCTCTCCTTCTTTCAGATTCGTTTATCACTATAATGGAT ACTAATGACTACTGTGCAATTCCTCAACAACTTAAAGATCAACTGGGCGAAAGATATCCAGAGGCAAGGCGCGCATATTTGAAAACTGGTGGAGATTTCCCATTTCTTTCTAGACCTGATGAAGTGAACTTGCATCTTCAG TTACACCTCAGGCGTGTTGGTGTTGAAGCTCGGCCAGATTTGGTTCACAACATACCTAAGGGTGATCTTGGAGGAAGTCCTAGCAAAGAGAGTGACGAAGATGACTATGACAAGTCCCACGAAGACGATAGAGGGGGCTCAGAGAATTCACCTGCTGATTATGACATAAATCCTACCCCAGAAAGCTCGGGATCCGGTAATTTAGACAAGCAGCCACTTGATAATTCAGAATTTTGCCACTTGGATCATGAACACGCCTTATATGCCCTTCCTGGTGGATTCAAAGGGAGAACGAACACTCCAGGAACTTCTGTACATTTCATGTGTCATATTGCTATTTTTCATCTTCTTAATTACATCAGTTCACTGTACATTATCTGGAACTATTCATTGGAATTTAGTCAAGTTGTGTAA